In a genomic window of Sutcliffiella sp. FSL R7-0096:
- a CDS encoding type II CAAX endopeptidase family protein, whose translation MKPLRIIIGIWIVANLLLGISFQLTDHFWILFPISLLILTLISIRSGVIESHKRMPLTSQNIIYGFITGSILYGLFLLTYLILKVLPLPLLPFVEELYRIVGPSSWWHYVALVFIIIPGEELFWRGYIQPRMTKALGRVQGVLVAAFMYALAHIWTGNPMLVAAALTAGIIWGGLYDWKKSLALIIISHLVFDLWLLVIFPLNF comes from the coding sequence ATGAAACCATTACGCATTATAATAGGAATTTGGATAGTAGCGAACCTTTTATTGGGAATAAGCTTTCAGCTTACTGATCATTTCTGGATTCTGTTTCCCATATCCCTACTTATCCTTACGCTCATCAGTATACGTTCTGGAGTGATCGAGTCCCATAAAAGGATGCCCCTCACATCTCAGAATATTATTTATGGTTTTATTACCGGCTCGATTTTATATGGTTTATTTTTGTTGACATATCTCATATTGAAAGTGCTACCTTTGCCCCTTCTTCCTTTTGTGGAGGAATTATACAGAATTGTTGGGCCTTCTAGTTGGTGGCATTATGTCGCCCTCGTTTTTATCATTATTCCTGGTGAAGAGTTATTTTGGAGAGGATATATACAGCCAAGGATGACAAAAGCATTAGGAAGGGTTCAAGGTGTACTGGTCGCAGCATTCATGTATGCACTAGCCCATATATGGACAGGCAATCCAATGCTCGTTGCAGCAGCGTTGACCGCTGGAATCATTTGGGGAGGTTTATACGATTGGAAGAAATCACTTGCCCTGATCATCATTTCGCATCTTGTATTTGATTTATGGCTTTTGGTTATTTTTCCATTAAATTTCTAA
- a CDS encoding DUF6254 family protein: protein MTQSKSQQERQRKVRKQSQNEHGKVKSFEQLADEAGKNK, encoded by the coding sequence ATGACACAATCTAAAAGCCAGCAAGAAAGGCAGCGCAAAGTAAGAAAGCAGTCTCAGAATGAGCACGGGAAAGTAAAAAGCTTCGAGCAACTTGCAGATGAAGCCGGAAAGAATAAGTGA
- a CDS encoding DUF2254 domain-containing protein — translation MARSASLLRLRTSFWYLPSFYGGLAFLFAIGTLFLDNYILSIHDAENHIPSIFLSDISLSQTILSSIASSLLTMTTITFSTILVVLTTYLSEFSPRALQNFITDHSTQRVLGIFTAGFIYCIILLLFLKETTEEQLFLVPSFAVAIAILCLIVFVFFIQHVTTWIQVSNLLHNITVETMDCMEELFEESDASIHDAPWDDWESQEITTKEPVIIMSKEPGYVQYIDVEALVKEAYESDCIVRVERQQGDYINEHTPILSVWGSGPKIDKDSFRSLITVSIARAPLEDVEFGIRKVTEIGVRALSSGINDPSTAVHCIEQLGTLLSKLTSMQGPQPYFNDKNRNLRVIVKTPDFFDYLDIAFSPILRYGKVDIDVITSIIHVLKITSDHSLTFRKEAIWKYTKHTLESIKEETYYELEKDKLNRNLKELCFSLGHGKEYQKLFIQ, via the coding sequence ATGGCAAGATCAGCATCCCTTTTGCGCTTACGAACGAGTTTTTGGTATCTGCCATCATTTTATGGAGGACTGGCATTTCTATTTGCTATAGGTACATTATTTCTTGATAACTATATTCTTTCCATCCATGATGCGGAAAATCATATTCCTTCCATTTTCCTTTCCGACATCAGTCTTTCTCAAACCATTCTCAGCTCGATTGCATCTTCTCTGTTAACCATGACTACTATTACTTTCTCTACCATTCTTGTTGTATTGACCACTTATCTATCGGAATTTTCACCAAGGGCATTACAGAATTTCATTACCGACCACTCCACTCAAAGAGTGCTTGGTATTTTTACGGCAGGATTTATCTATTGCATCATACTGCTTCTTTTTTTAAAAGAGACGACAGAAGAGCAGCTCTTTCTTGTCCCTTCCTTTGCAGTTGCAATTGCCATCCTTTGCTTAATTGTATTCGTCTTTTTCATCCAACATGTCACCACCTGGATCCAAGTCAGCAATTTACTCCATAACATTACAGTTGAAACAATGGATTGTATGGAAGAATTATTTGAAGAAAGTGACGCCTCCATACACGATGCACCATGGGATGATTGGGAGAGCCAAGAAATCACCACGAAAGAACCTGTTATCATCATGAGTAAGGAGCCCGGGTATGTCCAGTATATTGATGTAGAAGCATTAGTGAAAGAAGCCTATGAATCAGACTGTATTGTCCGGGTGGAGAGGCAGCAAGGGGATTACATCAATGAACATACGCCAATCCTTTCTGTATGGGGGTCCGGTCCAAAAATAGATAAAGATTCATTCCGTTCATTGATCACGGTCTCCATTGCCCGGGCCCCGTTGGAAGACGTGGAATTCGGAATAAGAAAAGTGACCGAAATTGGAGTAAGGGCTCTCTCCTCAGGAATAAACGATCCAAGTACTGCTGTGCATTGTATTGAACAACTCGGGACCCTGTTATCAAAGCTTACATCGATGCAAGGTCCTCAACCCTATTTCAATGATAAAAATAGAAATCTCCGTGTGATTGTCAAAACACCAGACTTCTTTGATTACCTTGACATCGCATTTTCTCCGATACTGCGTTACGGGAAAGTGGACATTGACGTCATAACATCCATCATCCATGTTCTGAAAATAACTTCTGATCATTCTCTAACCTTTCGTAAAGAAGCGATCTGGAAGTACACAAAACATACGTTGGAATCCATAAAAGAAGAAACCTATTATGAATTGGAAAAGGATAAGTTGAATAGAAATCTGAAAGAGCTTTGTTTTTCACTTGGTCACGGAAAGGAATATCAAAAGTTGTTTATCCAGTAA
- the queC gene encoding 7-cyano-7-deazaguanine synthase QueC yields MKQQEKAMVVFSGGQDSTTCLIWAMKEFDEVEAVTFHYGQRHELEIECAKNIAKELGVKHRILDMSLLGQLTPNALTRDDIEIEEKEGELPSTFVDGRNLLFLSFAAVAAKQIGARHIVTGVCETDFSGYPDCRDVFIKSMNVTLNLSMDYPFVIHTPLMWLNKEETWKLADELDSLNFVRSKTLTCYNGVIADGCGECPACKLRKRGLDDYLAAKNKGVVSS; encoded by the coding sequence ATGAAACAACAGGAGAAAGCAATGGTCGTGTTCAGTGGTGGTCAAGACAGTACCACTTGCCTTATATGGGCAATGAAGGAATTTGATGAAGTGGAGGCTGTCACTTTCCATTATGGTCAGCGGCATGAACTGGAAATTGAATGTGCAAAAAATATTGCAAAAGAACTTGGTGTAAAACACCGCATCCTCGATATGTCTTTATTGGGGCAATTGACTCCAAATGCATTAACAAGAGATGATATTGAGATTGAAGAAAAAGAGGGGGAATTGCCGAGCACGTTTGTAGATGGCAGAAACCTTCTCTTCCTATCTTTTGCAGCGGTTGCTGCTAAACAGATAGGAGCCAGACATATTGTGACGGGTGTATGTGAAACAGACTTCAGTGGCTATCCGGACTGTCGAGATGTATTCATCAAGTCGATGAATGTGACATTGAATCTTTCCATGGACTACCCATTTGTCATTCATACACCATTGATGTGGTTGAACAAGGAGGAAACATGGAAACTGGCCGATGAACTGGATTCCTTGAACTTTGTTAGATCGAAAACATTAACCTGTTATAACGGGGTAATTGCCGATGGATGTGGCGAGTGCCCTGCATGTAAACTCAGAAAACGTGGTTTGGATGATTACCTTGCCGCAAAAAATAAAGGAGTTGTATCCTCATGA
- the queD gene encoding 6-carboxytetrahydropterin synthase QueD, with translation MMQQIYPQVQHDYCYELNKDMHIAAAHYVPTDAAGKCKQIHGHTYFVNVTVAGDELDEAGFLVNFQALKKLLHDKFDHTILNDHKDVFNDLDPNFFPTTEVVARTMWETIENHLKTLPSHPTCLQIFVRETPTSYCLYRPKKGKKYE, from the coding sequence ATGATGCAACAGATATACCCACAGGTTCAACATGATTATTGTTATGAACTGAATAAAGATATGCACATTGCAGCTGCACATTATGTCCCGACAGATGCTGCTGGTAAATGCAAACAGATTCACGGCCATACCTACTTCGTCAATGTGACGGTTGCGGGGGATGAACTGGATGAAGCAGGTTTTCTAGTCAACTTTCAAGCATTGAAAAAGCTTTTACATGATAAATTCGACCATACCATCCTGAACGACCATAAAGATGTCTTTAATGATCTAGACCCGAATTTTTTCCCAACAACGGAAGTGGTTGCGAGAACGATGTGGGAAACAATCGAAAACCATTTGAAGACGCTACCTTCCCACCCGACTTGCTTGCAGATCTTTGTAAGGGAGACACCAACAAGCTATTGCTTGTACCGTCCAAAGAAGGGGAAGAAATATGAGTAA
- the queE gene encoding 7-carboxy-7-deazaguanine synthase QueE: protein MSNTIPVLEIFGPTIQGEGMVIGQKTMFVRTAGCDYRCSWCDSAFTWDGSAKDDIVMMSPEEVFNRLRETGGTAFNHVTISGGNPALLKNIGELVHILHANEIKVALETQGSKWQDCLQSIDDLTISPKPPSSGMNTDFNMLDNVLERVDIRNVSLKVVVFDETDLAYAKKVHQRYPEVAFYVQVGNEDTTTEEDEKLVSILLNKYEWLIDQVMIDNEMNNVRVLPQLHTLVWGNKRGV, encoded by the coding sequence ATGAGTAATACCATACCAGTGCTAGAAATATTCGGTCCGACCATTCAAGGGGAAGGAATGGTCATAGGTCAGAAGACGATGTTCGTACGGACAGCAGGTTGTGATTATCGTTGCTCCTGGTGTGATTCAGCCTTTACTTGGGATGGCAGTGCAAAAGATGATATTGTAATGATGTCTCCGGAAGAAGTTTTTAATCGGTTGCGTGAAACTGGTGGAACGGCCTTTAATCATGTAACCATTTCCGGCGGTAATCCAGCTCTTCTGAAGAATATTGGTGAGCTTGTACACATCCTCCATGCCAACGAAATTAAAGTGGCACTAGAAACTCAAGGAAGCAAATGGCAGGACTGCCTTCAGTCTATCGACGACCTGACCATTTCCCCGAAACCTCCAAGCTCAGGCATGAATACCGATTTCAACATGTTAGATAATGTTCTGGAAAGAGTGGATATCCGAAATGTGTCCTTGAAAGTGGTAGTGTTTGATGAGACAGATTTGGCTTATGCCAAAAAGGTCCACCAAAGGTATCCTGAAGTGGCTTTTTACGTACAAGTCGGCAATGAAGATACCACAACAGAAGAAGATGAAAAGCTGGTAAGTATATTATTAAATAAATATGAGTGGTTGATCGACCAGGTGATGATAGATAACGAAATGAATAACGTCCGCGTATTACCACAACTACACACATTGGTTTGGGGCAATAAACGCGGAGTATAG